CCCTGCTGTGCGCCACGACGTAATCTTCCCCGCAATTGAAAAAGGAATCCATCTCCTCGTCGAAAAACCATTCGGCGAAACATTGTGCGATGCAGTCTCCTTTGTCGAAGCCGCGGAAAAAGCAGGCGTAACCCTGGCGGTCAACCACCAACTGGGATTCATGGAAGACGTCGTCGCAATGCGCGACATCATCAACTCGGGTGAAATTGGCGACATACGTTATATATCGCACGACGAATTAAAAAACCGGACCCAGGTACGCGGGTGGCGAAGCCAGGAGCAACGCCTGGAAATCAGTATCTTCAGCATCCACCTCATTGACCGCATCCGCACATTGGCAGACAGCCCTCCCCAAAGCGTATCAGCCGTAACCCGCCATTGGAATCCAGACGTCAAAGGCGAAACCTTTACCAGTCTGACCGTACAATTTGAAAATGGCGTCGTCGGCACCATGATCTCCAACTGGCATGGCTTAACCCTATCGGAATGTCGATTGCGCATAGACGCCACAAAAGGCTCGGTACTATCCGTCAAAAAAGTCGTACTCGCCGACACAGCCACATTGCACATCCATCCCCTGGACGGAAAAAAGGAAACACGCGAATTTCATCGCGAAGGGGCTTTTACACACGCAATGGGTGAAAGCATGAATCATTTGATGGACTCGGCGCGGCGCGGCGCAGAACCCATGCACAGTGGGCGAGGAAATTTATACACCATGCAAATTGTCGATGCGGCCTATCTATCGGCACAACGCGGCGGACAAATGGTAGAAGTAGCGGAAATAAAATAAAACTGGAGGAATAGCAATGACCACAGACTGCCCCACAACCCCTGAAGATATCGCGCAATATCAAAAAAGGGGATTCATCAGCTATCCCAACTTCTTCACGCCCGAAGACCTCTGGGAACTCGCAGACGCACTCGACCACGCCGTAGCAATCAACCGCGCCAGAATCAAAGGCGCAGAAAACGCGGGACGAGGCAGACCCGAATACGAACTCGTATTTAACCAAATGGTCAACCTCTGGACCGACTATGCAGGCGCGCGAAAAATCGCCCTGAACAAACGCCTCGCAGAATCCGCCCGCCGACTATCACAAGCCAAACAAATCCGCATCTATCACGACCACGCACTCATAAAACCACCCGGCGTCAAAAGCCGGGAAACCAACTGGCACCAGGACTTCCCGTACTGGTCTGGTATGGACCGCCCGGGCGCACTCTCCGCCTGGATCGCAATCGATGATGTCTATATCGAAAACGGCTGCATGCACTTCGTCCCCGGAAGCCACAAATTCGGCAAACAAGAAAGCGTGAGCCTGACCACTCAGGGCGCAAGCATCGTCCAAAAAATGAAAGAACGCGGACACAAAGTCGCCGAACCCGAAACCATAGAACTGCCAGCTGGCGGCGTCACCTTCCACCACGGATGCAACTTCCACTATGCGGGACCCAACCTCAGCGACAAACCCCGCCGCGCATTCGCCATCATCTACATACCCGACTACGTCCTCTTCACCGGCA
This genomic window from Gemmatimonadota bacterium contains:
- a CDS encoding phytanoyl-CoA dioxygenase family protein: MTTDCPTTPEDIAQYQKRGFISYPNFFTPEDLWELADALDHAVAINRARIKGAENAGRGRPEYELVFNQMVNLWTDYAGARKIALNKRLAESARRLSQAKQIRIYHDHALIKPPGVKSRETNWHQDFPYWSGMDRPGALSAWIAIDDVYIENGCMHFVPGSHKFGKQESVSLTTQGASIVQKMKERGHKVAEPETIELPAGGVTFHHGCNFHYAGPNLSDKPRRAFAIIYIPDYVLFTGKNDAAGAQDEMEIGKPWNHPLHPVIAG
- a CDS encoding Gfo/Idh/MocA family oxidoreductase, translated to MNGYRIGIVGCGGIAHRHIEGYRKVAHDLGEVVAGCDIDKEQLNRYCDQYDIPNRFTNAADMIASGEVDVISLLTPPAVRHDVIFPAIEKGIHLLVEKPFGETLCDAVSFVEAAEKAGVTLAVNHQLGFMEDVVAMRDIINSGEIGDIRYISHDELKNRTQVRGWRSQEQRLEISIFSIHLIDRIRTLADSPPQSVSAVTRHWNPDVKGETFTSLTVQFENGVVGTMISNWHGLTLSECRLRIDATKGSVLSVKKVVLADTATLHIHPLDGKKETREFHREGAFTHAMGESMNHLMDSARRGAEPMHSGRGNLYTMQIVDAAYLSAQRGGQMVEVAEIK